The following are encoded in a window of Staphylospora marina genomic DNA:
- a CDS encoding solute symporter family protein — protein sequence MNTAFVLFALIVLLTLAITWWASKRTQTTTDFYAAGRSITGWQNGIAIAGDYMSAASFLGIAGLIALNGYDGFLYSVGWLVAYLVVLIIVAEPLRNTGKYTLADMLALRLNEKPVRSAAALSTMAISTFYMIAQLVGAGGIIKLLLGLDYEWSIVIIGVLMILYVVFGGMLATTWVQIVKAVLLMTGTILLSLMVLSQFGFSIVEMFNQVSVKLGQDFLEPGKLYDNPLDNISLGLALLAGTAGLPHILIRFYTVPNAKEARTSVVWAMFIIGSFYIMTTFLGFGAALLVGPEAVAAEDKAGNMAAPLLAQALGGDFFLAFIAAVAFATILAVVAGLVISAAGAFAHDFYSNVLRGGKASEEEQVKVARWASVGVGIVSIVLALLSKDQNVAFLVALAFAVAASANLPVILFTLFWKRFNTAGAVTGILTGLISSVVLVLISPNLMEPEQAIFPLKNPAILSVPLGFLGAVLGTLFSREQASAKRHTELFVRSNTGLGAE from the coding sequence GTGAACACCGCTTTTGTCCTGTTCGCGTTGATCGTGCTTTTGACGCTGGCCATCACCTGGTGGGCATCCAAACGGACGCAGACCACAACCGATTTCTATGCCGCCGGTCGCTCCATCACCGGATGGCAGAACGGGATCGCCATCGCGGGAGATTACATGAGCGCCGCTTCTTTCCTGGGAATCGCCGGGCTGATCGCCCTCAACGGATACGACGGCTTCCTTTATTCGGTCGGATGGCTCGTTGCGTATCTGGTCGTCTTGATCATCGTGGCGGAGCCGCTGAGAAACACCGGCAAATACACCCTGGCAGACATGCTGGCCCTGCGCCTGAATGAAAAACCCGTGCGCTCCGCGGCCGCGCTGAGCACCATGGCCATCTCCACCTTCTACATGATCGCCCAGTTGGTGGGTGCCGGCGGGATCATCAAACTGTTGCTCGGGCTGGATTATGAATGGTCGATCGTGATCATCGGGGTGTTGATGATTTTGTATGTGGTGTTCGGCGGCATGCTGGCCACCACGTGGGTGCAGATCGTCAAGGCCGTCCTCCTGATGACCGGAACCATCCTGCTGAGCCTGATGGTTCTTTCCCAATTCGGCTTCAGCATCGTCGAAATGTTCAACCAAGTGTCGGTCAAACTGGGACAGGATTTCCTGGAGCCGGGCAAACTGTACGACAACCCGCTGGACAACATTTCACTGGGTCTGGCCCTGCTCGCCGGCACCGCCGGGCTTCCGCACATCCTGATCCGTTTCTACACGGTTCCGAACGCAAAAGAGGCACGCACCTCGGTGGTCTGGGCCATGTTCATCATCGGTTCGTTCTACATCATGACCACGTTCCTGGGCTTCGGAGCCGCCCTGCTGGTCGGACCGGAAGCCGTGGCCGCGGAGGACAAAGCGGGCAACATGGCCGCACCGCTCCTGGCTCAGGCTCTCGGCGGAGACTTCTTCCTGGCCTTCATCGCCGCCGTGGCATTCGCCACCATCCTGGCGGTCGTGGCCGGTCTGGTGATTTCCGCAGCCGGCGCGTTTGCGCATGACTTTTACTCCAACGTCCTCCGCGGCGGCAAGGCGTCCGAAGAAGAGCAGGTGAAAGTGGCGCGCTGGGCTTCCGTCGGCGTGGGCATCGTCTCCATCGTGCTGGCCCTGCTTTCCAAAGACCAGAACGTCGCCTTCCTGGTCGCCCTGGCCTTTGCGGTGGCTGCCAGCGCCAACCTGCCGGTGATTCTGTTCACGCTGTTCTGGAAGCGCTTCAACACCGCGGGGGCGGTGACCGGCATTTTGACCGGATTGATCAGCTCCGTGGTGCTGGTGCTGATCAGCCCCAACCTGATGGAGCCCGAACAAGCGATCTTCCCGCTGAAAAACCCGGCGATTCTGTCCGTCCCGCTCGGATTCCTCGGCGCGGTGCTGGGCACCCTGTTCTCCCGTGAGCAGGCGTCGGCAAAACGGCACACGGAACTGTTTGTCCGCTCCAACACCGGTCTGGGAGCGGAGTGA
- a CDS encoding DUF819 domain-containing protein has protein sequence MQPDEVLVNSPEGIAAVVTLLIAVSYLLDRRYRLFNRLGTAILVITGGAVLVNLGVIPPSIDIGMGPVNGFYTFASDYCVPLAIVFILMAADLRALKGVGKPALIAFGLASFGTVAGAVIGAWLLKDTVGEEMWKLGGQFAASYIGGGVNYAAVGQALDTSASIYAAGAAADNIMTNVWMVATAVIPVLLVRFYPSIRRREQAMAEPAVTGFMSGEARKISIHRLAGLVALAVTAVAVSQWLAPVVSEALGFDIPAVVLYTTFALLLSWFTPVNRWGGGEELGNLMLHFFFATMGAGTMLSTLVNKGPAVFLFLTVLVAVHALIVFGFGKWLNIEIETLSVASQAAVGGPSTALALAVSQRWTSLVTPGVLLGVLGYAIGTYVGILLAGVLETWL, from the coding sequence TTGCAGCCGGATGAAGTCTTGGTCAACAGTCCCGAAGGAATCGCCGCCGTCGTCACGCTTCTGATCGCCGTCTCGTACCTGTTGGACCGACGGTATCGTTTGTTCAACCGGTTGGGCACGGCCATTCTGGTGATTACGGGCGGGGCGGTACTGGTCAACCTGGGCGTCATTCCGCCCTCCATTGATATCGGCATGGGGCCGGTCAACGGCTTTTATACCTTCGCATCCGACTATTGCGTGCCGCTGGCGATTGTCTTCATCCTGATGGCCGCGGACTTGCGGGCGCTCAAGGGAGTGGGGAAACCGGCCCTGATCGCTTTCGGACTGGCTTCCTTCGGAACGGTGGCGGGCGCCGTCATCGGGGCCTGGCTGCTGAAAGATACCGTCGGAGAAGAGATGTGGAAGCTGGGCGGCCAATTTGCCGCCAGTTATATCGGTGGCGGGGTCAACTACGCGGCCGTGGGACAGGCACTTGACACGTCCGCTTCGATTTATGCCGCCGGTGCCGCCGCGGACAACATCATGACCAACGTCTGGATGGTGGCCACCGCCGTCATCCCTGTGTTGCTGGTCCGCTTTTATCCGTCCATCCGCCGGCGGGAGCAAGCCATGGCGGAACCGGCCGTGACCGGATTCATGTCCGGTGAAGCCCGCAAGATCTCGATTCACCGATTGGCGGGCCTTGTCGCGCTGGCCGTGACCGCGGTGGCGGTTTCCCAATGGCTGGCCCCTGTCGTCTCCGAGGCGCTCGGCTTTGACATCCCGGCCGTGGTCTTGTACACGACCTTTGCCTTGCTGCTATCCTGGTTCACTCCGGTGAACCGGTGGGGAGGCGGCGAAGAGTTGGGAAACCTGATGCTCCACTTTTTCTTCGCCACCATGGGTGCCGGCACGATGTTGTCCACGCTGGTGAACAAGGGTCCGGCCGTTTTCCTGTTCCTGACCGTGCTGGTGGCCGTTCACGCCCTGATTGTTTTCGGGTTTGGAAAATGGTTGAACATCGAGATCGAAACCTTGTCCGTCGCGAGCCAGGCGGCGGTCGGCGGACCGTCCACCGCCCTGGCGCTGGCCGTCTCGCAGCGCTGGACTTCGCTGGTGACTCCGGGGGTGCTCCTCGGCGTCCTGGGATATGCGATCGGGACGTACGTGGGAATCCTGTTGGCCGGAGTGCTTGAGACGTGGTTGTGA
- a CDS encoding DUF485 domain-containing protein: MSEASKQSTKVSSSHPDYEKIANSTEFRELIRRKKRFIITSTVFFVLYYFALPVFTGYFDFLNTKVIGAMNGAYLFALSQFFMAWILAIVYVRHAGKLDLIIDKIIRKHGRKRK, encoded by the coding sequence GTGTCCGAAGCGTCCAAGCAGTCAACGAAAGTGTCGTCTTCGCATCCGGACTATGAAAAGATCGCGAATTCAACCGAATTCCGCGAGCTGATCCGGCGCAAAAAGCGGTTCATCATCACGTCCACGGTGTTTTTTGTTCTGTACTATTTCGCCCTTCCCGTGTTTACGGGGTATTTTGACTTCCTGAACACCAAAGTGATCGGTGCCATGAACGGTGCATACCTGTTCGCGCTGTCCCAGTTCTTCATGGCCTGGATTCTCGCCATCGTGTATGTGCGCCACGCCGGCAAACTGGACCTGATCATCGACAAAATCATCCGAAAACACGGGAGGAAACGGAAGTGA
- a CDS encoding DUF4309 domain-containing protein encodes MDDKVQEHVPLEQEKDPLNQDAEEMLENEPVIPSRKTKEESQANQRKKRMIKAVSWFFTIIVLPVTMTILLAAYEDETNQWVRSLFEEEKPETFLESMKRLTAEGKLPVFECGPLRATQAEVTNRCGQPVAWKHWWTEDENLMSSLFYVYEDKKRSVLLTFKNDRLQRLFVMDGEHASTSLEEMKQVFGKPAQSNEGSNYATDSTYYEYVISEYKLQFWYNRKTGKLENYSYEDSQTFPMPPNINVPQFKAKEHPVPGNKRIPTGDGLAAARQLQRWIAEGDLGNYDCGPLGTSYLEVKTGRCGEYHQHLMIWEEDNQQHEKGLYYVFKDRIINLDFYKDSLTSISVQEEEGKNYGITKKQIKRVFGTPQRENDDTETKMGVKVEYLEYKIGDNLVYFGFDKEGKLYYIWIRKNGLYTKDGFLVPPKE; translated from the coding sequence ATGGACGACAAAGTTCAAGAACATGTTCCTCTGGAACAGGAAAAGGATCCCTTGAACCAGGATGCGGAAGAAATGTTGGAGAACGAGCCGGTCATCCCGTCCAGAAAAACGAAAGAAGAATCGCAGGCGAATCAGCGCAAAAAGAGAATGATCAAAGCCGTTTCCTGGTTCTTCACCATCATCGTGTTGCCGGTGACCATGACCATTTTGCTCGCCGCCTATGAAGATGAGACCAATCAATGGGTTCGTTCCCTGTTCGAGGAAGAGAAACCGGAGACGTTTCTGGAAAGCATGAAACGGTTGACGGCGGAAGGAAAACTTCCCGTGTTCGAATGCGGCCCCCTCAGAGCCACGCAGGCCGAAGTGACCAACCGTTGCGGACAACCCGTCGCATGGAAGCATTGGTGGACAGAAGACGAAAATCTCATGTCGTCGCTGTTTTATGTGTATGAGGATAAAAAAAGAAGTGTCTTGCTCACGTTCAAGAATGACCGGTTGCAGCGGCTGTTCGTGATGGACGGCGAGCATGCATCCACCTCTCTGGAGGAAATGAAACAGGTGTTCGGCAAACCTGCACAGTCCAACGAAGGCTCCAACTATGCCACGGATTCCACCTACTACGAGTACGTGATTTCCGAATACAAGCTGCAGTTCTGGTACAATCGCAAAACAGGGAAACTGGAGAATTACTCCTACGAGGACAGCCAAACGTTCCCGATGCCACCCAACATTAATGTGCCGCAATTCAAAGCAAAAGAACATCCGGTGCCCGGCAATAAGCGAATCCCGACCGGAGACGGGTTGGCGGCCGCCAGGCAGTTGCAGCGGTGGATCGCCGAGGGGGATTTGGGCAACTATGATTGCGGTCCGCTCGGAACTTCCTACCTGGAGGTGAAAACGGGCCGGTGCGGCGAGTATCACCAACATCTGATGATTTGGGAAGAAGACAACCAGCAACATGAAAAAGGGCTGTATTATGTATTCAAGGACCGGATCATCAATCTTGACTTTTACAAAGATTCCCTCACTTCCATCAGTGTCCAAGAAGAAGAAGGGAAGAATTACGGCATCACGAAAAAACAGATCAAGCGGGTCTTCGGAACCCCGCAAAGGGAGAATGATGACACCGAAACCAAAATGGGCGTAAAAGTGGAATATCTGGAATACAAGATCGGTGACAATCTGGTCTATTTCGGCTTTGATAAAGAAGGGAAACTGTATTACATCTGGATCCGGAAAAACGGATTGTACACCAAAGACGGCTTCTTGGTGCCGCCGAAGGAATAA